TAACAGGTTAATGATTAAAAACTTATTAATATTTAATCAGGACTTTTGCACTTATTTATATAAAATATAGATGTATAGAAATAATTACCGGATTTTTTGTATAAAAATCCGGTAAAATGTAAGTGAGCAGTTTAAGCGATTAAGAAATCTTAATATTTAAATTATTAAAATTAATATTTAATTAATTTGTTTTCCTTGAGGATCAAAATAATATCCCTGGCCCCATTCCATTTTCAAGAATCTGGGGTTATTAGGGTCTTCTTCAATTTTATTTCTTATATTGTGTATATGGACAATAACAGTCCGGGCATCGCCCCAGCTTTTTTCTCCCCATACTTTAAAATATAATTCCTTGGGAGTATAATATTTTTCAGGGTTTTGCATCAAAAAAGACAAAATTCTGAACTCAGTTGAAGATAATTTCAGCTCTTCCTGGGATTTAATAATGATATGCCGATTTGCATCCAGTTTAAAACCCATACATTCTAAAACATTCTTAGCCTTATGCGGTACCTTGCTTGCCCTTCTTAAGTTTGCTTTGATTCTTGCTTCGAGGACCTTATTATCAAAAGGCTTTACTATAAAGTCATCACCTCCGCATTCTAAGGCTTGAACTATCGTATTGCTGTTATCAAGACAGGAAATAAAAATAATAGGACAATCATGCCACTCTTTTAGTTTGGAACAAAGATCTACGCCGTTTACATCCGGAAGCAAAATATCCAGCAATATAATATCATACTTATCCCTTGCACTTGCGAAGGCTTCGCCTCCGGTTTTAACCCACACAACTTCGTAGGTCTCTTCCTGCTCAAGATAATATAAAATTACCTTTGCTACCAGTATGTCATCTTCAATTAAAAGAACTTTCGTCATCTCTCTCCCTCCTAATATAATATTAACTTAATTGTTATATTTTTAGCAATACCATTTATAGTTCCTTGACATGGCCAAAAAAACATGGTTATGATTAAATAAGTAAAGAAAGGGAGTAAATATGAAAAGACATTATTTAAAAGCAATAGCGGTGTTTTTGCTTATATGCAGCCTGACATTTATTATATTTATAAAAATAAATAACGCTTTTGGTGTTTTGAACCATGGTGAGACATATCCTGATAATGAAAACAATATATATTCTCTTGCCGATTATCACTGGGATTCAAATAACCATACTTTTTTCATTGATTTGGTCAGGGAAAATGAAGAACAGCAATTAGAGCTTATCTATGCTAAATTGCCATCAGACATCTCGATAAACGGAACCATTCTTAATAAGGTATCCTCATCTTTTTCAAGAGTGTTGATAAATCCGGATTGGTTTAAAGATAACAAAGTAAGAGTGGTCTTTAATACCAATATTAATCCCCGACATACGCCGGTATACTTAACAACCACATCAGGTGCTTCAGCCGCATTATCAGCCTATGATATGGTATTTGCATTCAATCTGGGGATAACGTTCTTGATGTCTATATATGGAATCTCTCTTTATCGGCTGAAAAAAACCGAAAAGTATTTGTTATGGTTTGCGATTTATGCAGGTGCACTTACTTTATGGAGCGCTCTTCCCTTATTTATCGGTTCAGGTTTTAAATTAATACGATATTACGCTTATAACTGGTGCACTATACTGAATATTGTCATATGCTTTAAAATGTTTGACATCAATCTTCCAAGGTATTTTAATATACTTCTCAGCAAATGGGGGGTAGTCGGTGTTTTGGTGGTATGGTCTGTTTTGGAAACTATCTTTCCCATATTGCACAGTGAAATTTGCAATTACAGTTTATTTATATTCTCTATAGGAGCTCTCATATATGCCTGTGCAAACAAGCGGAAGGGAGCATGGTTAGTACTGTCCGGACATGCCATAAGCCAGGGAATGCGTATGGTAATGGCCCTGCCTTACCTTATAAGGATAGATGTAAGTTTTCTATTGAGGTCCATGCAGTATTCAAAGCTTTTTAACCTCCCTTTTGCTTTTTGCTGCATGTTATTAATTAATAGGCTTTTTGCAGAAAAATTTACTGAAGCTGAAGTTCTTGCAAAAGAATTAGAACAAATAAATCACAATTTGGATAAAAAGGTTTTGGAAGGTACTAAAGCTTTAGAAGAGCAGCATAAACGGCGGCATAATTTTATGATGAATATTTTTCATGATCTGCGCACTCCCTTGTTTGTTATACAGGGAAGCACTCAAAAAATTGCAAACCGGCCTGAACTTCTTAATGAGGAGCTGCCTATAATAAGTGAAAGGCTGGATTTCACAAAACATCTGGTTGAAGATTTATTTTTAATGGCCAAACTTGAAGATAAGCAGGTAATTCTTGAGACAGAGAA
This is a stretch of genomic DNA from Oxobacter pfennigii. It encodes these proteins:
- a CDS encoding response regulator transcription factor, producing MTKVLLIEDDILVAKVILYYLEQEETYEVVWVKTGGEAFASARDKYDIILLDILLPDVNGVDLCSKLKEWHDCPIIFISCLDNSNTIVQALECGGDDFIVKPFDNKVLEARIKANLRRASKVPHKAKNVLECMGFKLDANRHIIIKSQEELKLSSTEFRILSFLMQNPEKYYTPKELYFKVWGEKSWGDARTVIVHIHNIRNKIEEDPNNPRFLKMEWGQGYYFDPQGKQIN
- a CDS encoding sensor histidine kinase: MKRHYLKAIAVFLLICSLTFIIFIKINNAFGVLNHGETYPDNENNIYSLADYHWDSNNHTFFIDLVRENEEQQLELIYAKLPSDISINGTILNKVSSSFSRVLINPDWFKDNKVRVVFNTNINPRHTPVYLTTTSGASAALSAYDMVFAFNLGITFLMSIYGISLYRLKKTEKYLLWFAIYAGALTLWSALPLFIGSGFKLIRYYAYNWCTILNIVICFKMFDINLPRYFNILLSKWGVVGVLVVWSVLETIFPILHSEICNYSLFIFSIGALIYACANKRKGAWLVLSGHAISQGMRMVMALPYLIRIDVSFLLRSMQYSKLFNLPFAFCCMLLINRLFAEKFTEAEVLAKELEQINHNLDKKVLEGTKALEEQHKRRHNFMMNIFHDLRTPLFVIQGSTQKIANRPELLNEELPIISERLDFTKHLVEDLFLMAKLEDKQVILETEKVPLTDLLKNIISACSLEGESKGICIKTELKCDYITWGDEYRLKQAFQNLLLNAIYYTKASGHIYITSRKQKNFAVISFEDTGIGIAPQDIDKIFDRYYRISGSGKHQSTGLGLSIANEIIQQHHGSISVESKVGYGTIFTVNLPIIS